In Papaver somniferum cultivar HN1 chromosome 1, ASM357369v1, whole genome shotgun sequence, a genomic segment contains:
- the LOC113333925 gene encoding late embryogenesis abundant protein Dc3-like: MAAMYFAKNALMNITKSFPQNLCFPSSSVSVRKVSRVCFTTAYSSSNPNQDRNTAAGEMREKAGYRTVDEKHDKDSLADEASGTIAASADKARKLSGDAQEKMKDNMDSTKEKAGEWKDKAKDAAGSMKDKTMDAAGSVKDKTMDAMGSAKEKGVDMKEKTKDMAGTMKDKAKEGASDATESASNLGEKAKETVSNAGEKAKETVKNVWEATKDTTQKIKETVVGKAEEISSNDEDEAVNDLRKRAGGYDRKDARDL, translated from the exons ATGGCAGCAATGTATTTTGCAAAGAATGCCCTGATGAATATCACAAAATCCTTCCCACAAAACCTCTGTTTTCCTTCGTCGTCGGTATCTGTTCGCAAAGTCTCAAGAGTTTGCTTCACCACTGCTTATTCAAGCTCGAATCCTAATCAA GATAGGAATACAGCAGCCGGAGAAATGAGAGAGAAAGCAGGATATAGAACTGTAGATGAAAAACACGATAAAGATTCACTAGCTGATGAAGCATCAGGAACAATCGCAGCTAGTGCTGATAAAGCCAGGAAATTGTCTGGTGATGCACAGGAAAAAATGAAAGACAATATGGACAGTACAAAAGAGAAAGCAGGGGAATGGAAAGACAAGGCAAAAGATGCGGCAGGTTCGATGAAGGATAAGACCATGGATGCGGCAGGTTCCGTGAAGGATAAGACCATGGATGCTATGGGGAGTGCAAAAGAGAAGGGTGTAGATATGAAAGAAAAGACCAAAGACATGGCTGGAACgatgaaagacaaagcaaaagaaGGAGCAAGTGATGCAACTGAGAGTGCGTCTAATTTAGGTGAGAAAGCCAAAGAGACTGTATCAAATGCAGGAGAAAAAGCCAAGGAAACTGTTAAAAATGTTTGGGAAGCTACAAAAGATACTACACAGAAAATCAAAGAGACTGTTGTTGGTAAAGCCGAGGAGATCAGTagtaatgatgaagatgaagctgTTAATGATTTAAGGAAACGTGCTGGTGGTTATGATCGGAAAGACGCTAGAGATCTTTAA
- the LOC113353675 gene encoding uncharacterized protein LOC113353675 yields the protein MTLAATKCWFIWKERCLRVFENKTRTTEQLALAISRHFAYWHPENRVTTHETNNITQTRDIYWNLPAVNTLKLNRDTSWLSEITNDGFGFIIRNWIGTFQAAEIGWCRTFSVEEAEALALLRATQCATKNNIQNLVIEGDNQATIWYLQGKATTVRWKCIAILEEVKLLANQLVSFLVFQYVDTRANKVADLLAKEG from the coding sequence ATGACACTAGCTGCAACTAAgtgttggttcatatggaaagaacGATGCCTTAGAGTTTTTGAAAATAAAACTAGGACAACTGAACAATTAGCTCTAGCTATATCTAGGCACTTTGCTTACTGGCATCCAGAAAATAGAGTAACAACACATGAAACTAACAACATTACTCAGACCAGGGATATTTACTGGAACTTACCAGCTGTAAACACACTTAAATTAAACCGTGACACCTCTTGGTTATCTGAAATCACTAATGATGGGTTTGGTTTTATCATTCGCAATTGGATAGGCACCTTTCAAGCAGCAGAAATTGGATGGTGCAGGACATTCTCAGTTGAAGAAGCAGAAGCTCTAGCTCTGCTGAGGGCAACACAATGTGCCACCAAAAACAACATCCAAAATCTGGTGATAGAAGGTGACAATCAGGCAACAATATGGTATTTACAAGGAAAGGCAACAACTGTTCGATGGAAATGCATCGCAATCTTGGAAGAAGTTAAATTATTAGCAAATCAATTAGTTTCTTTTCTAGTCTTTCAGTACGTAGATACAAGAGCAAACAAGGTGGCAGACTTGTTGGCAAAGGAGGGGTGA